A genomic segment from Nicotiana tabacum cultivar K326 chromosome 9, ASM71507v2, whole genome shotgun sequence encodes:
- the LOC107787683 gene encoding uncharacterized protein LOC107787683, with product MSAQCVNMNNFNLSLKMKEVTAEKQGIMSILGSNTDQRSIKAAASIRRTLSADMSSISKNGFFSSMKKIASSEELIAISSAADICDSSSSDGEEDHVEQLKDQPIGTFDWSSILSSKNEEADSSKIPPPYIHPLVKRSGSSLSKKSLEICTESLGSETGSDCFSSSPPKNEDLENNKDDHHYHQQQHSSVSQSFEDIPVVKYNYRKNLSSPRSFPPPLHSVHMQSFRQNGRLVLEAVSVPPMNYFHAQRVDGRLCLTYINQNDSTADQPELEIANIDDQVEEFEQMFDDISVMEKSSRLSNEVIHVNKSSALMMLEKKNQLTWSKCVSFSVTPGYFDISNKFNNSLNSMMEHEVKDSIFRECYTCPSSITQSPPPPAAAVSLNAYDNFWRKKPTVANIVNNSTTADQCFSKNNYYTNKKVFLAAAEANGTDLKATGTTKIASYEQQQDLVLIRGNKASMNNLVPLLRSCKEPKRSLIIWEPYCIATS from the coding sequence ATGTCAGCACAATGTGTTAACATGAATAACTTCAACTTATCTTTAAAGATGAAAGAAGTAACAGCAGAAAAACAAGGAATAATGTCAATTCTTGGATCAAACACTGATCAAAGAAGTATTAAAGCTGCAGCTTCTATTAGAAGAACTCTTTCAGCTGATATGTCTTCCATTTCTAAAAATGGTTTTTTCTCTTCAATGAAGAAAATTGCTTCCTCTGAAGAGCTAATTGCTATTTCCTCTGCTGCTGATATTTGTGATTCTTCTTCTTCAGATGGGGAAGAAGATCATGTTGAACAACTCAAAGATCAGCCAATTGGAACATTTGATTGGAGTTCAATTCTATCTTCAAAGAATGAAGAAGCTGACTCATCTAAGATTCCACCTCCTTATATTCATCCTCTTGTTAAAAGATCAGGCAGTTCTTTGAGTAAGAAAAGTCTTGAAATTTGTACTGAGAGTCTTGGATCAGAGACTGGCTCTGATTGCTTTTCCTCTTCACCTCCTAAAAATGAAGACTTAGAAAATAACAAAGATGATCATcattatcatcaacaacaacattccTCTGTCTCACAATCCTTTGAGGATATTCCAGttgtaaaatataattatagaaaaaaCTTATCTTCACCTAGATCTTTTCCTCCTCCTCTTCATTCTGTTCACATGCAATCATTCAGACAAAATGGTAGATTGGTTCTTGAAGCAGTTTCTGTTCCACCTATGAACTATTTCCATGCCCAACGCGTTGATGGCCGTCTTTGTCTCACCTATATCAATCAAAATGATTCTACAGCTGATCAGCCAGAACTAGAAATCGCAAATATTGATGATCAAGTTGAAGAGTTTGAGCAAATGTTCGACGATATTAGTGTGATGGAAAAAAGTTCAAGATTGTCGAATGAGGTGATACATGTGAACAAATCATCAGCCCTGATGATGTTAGAGAAAAAGAATCAACTAACATGGTCTAAATGTGTTAGTTTCAGCGTGACACCTGGTTATTTCGATATTAGCAACAAGTTCAACAACTCACTGAACTCGATGATGGAACATGAGGTGAAAGATAGTATCTTTAGAGAATGCTACACTTGTCCCTCATCGATTACTCAATCACCACCACCACCGGCGGCTGCAGTCTCTTTAAATGCATACGATAACTTTTGGAGGAAGAAGCCAACAGTGGCAAACATTGTGAATAATTCCACCACTGCAGACCAATGCTTCAGCAAGAACAACTACTACACCAATAAGAAAGTTTTTCTAGCAGCAGCAGAAGCCAATGGTACTGATCTCAAAGCCACTGGTACCACTAAGATAGCATCATATGAGCAGCAGCAGGACTTGGTGCTAATTAGAGGGAACAAGGCATCTATGAACAATTTGGTGCCTTTGTTGAGAAGTTGCAAAGAGCCAAAGAGATCACTAATAATTTGGGAGCCTTACTGCATTGCCACCTCCTAA